A stretch of Phoenix dactylifera cultivar Barhee BC4 unplaced genomic scaffold, palm_55x_up_171113_PBpolish2nd_filt_p 001525F, whole genome shotgun sequence DNA encodes these proteins:
- the LOC120108741 gene encoding protein ALP1-like, producing MKSSPTPTSTNPLLLPLVEDDFSFYFSSLQDAPASFPPSSSPSVDMAKKRRRRDGGDEGGGDDGGGGGEEDEENKNNNNKKKKRSIAKLLTSLAVLDAQEESDRRASDEAARRDLSLLQANHRRKSQAMLEYYSRLQDHFSDLDDSDSIRSENSRLAASATAAAATVASGSSPSAADAAAVGGGGQHHHRRLWVKDRSRAWWDQCSHPDYPEAEFRQAFRMGRATFDMICEELGSAVAKEDTMLRAAIPVRQRVAVCIWRLATGEPLRLVSKRFGLGISTCHKLVLEVCSAIKTVLMPRFLQWPDDAAAAAIKARFEALSGIPNVVGSMYTTHIPIIAPKISVAAYFNRRHTERNQKTSYSITVQGVVNPDGVFTDVCIGWPGSMPDDQVLEQSALYKRASAGLLQNSWVVGGTGYPLMDWVLVPYTHQNLTWTQHAFNEKIGEVQRVARDAFARLKGRWSCLQRRTEVKLQDLPVVLGACCVLHNICEIRNEEMDPALTFELVDDEMVPEHSLRSASSMQARDNLAHNLLHHGLAGTAFF from the coding sequence ATGAAATCATCTCCCACTCCGACTTCCACcaaccccctcctcctccccttagTTGAGGACGACTTCTCCTTTTACTTCTCCTCCTTGCAAGACGCCCCAGCTTCCTTCCCCCCTTCTTCGTCCCCCTCGGTCGACATGGCGAAGAAGCGGAGACGACGAGATGGTGGAGATGAAGGTGGCGGCGACGATGGCGGCGGTGGTGGGGAGGAGGATGAAGAGaataagaataataataataagaagaagaagaggtcgATTGCGAAGCTATTGACGTCGCTCGCGGTCCTCGACGCCCAGGAGGAGTCCGACCGGCGGGCCTCCGACGAAGCCGCCCGCCGCGACCTCTCCCTCCTCCAGGCCAACCACCGACGCAAGTCCCAGGCCATGCTTGAGTACTACTCCCGCCTCCAGGACCATTTCTCGGACCTCGACGACTCCGACTCTATCCGCTCGGAGAATTCCCGCCTCGCCGCatccgccaccgccgccgctgccACCGTCGCTAGCGGCTCCTCCCCTTCCGCAGCCGACGCCGCCGCCGTCGGTGGGGGAGGCCAGCACCACCATCGGCGGCTCTGGGTGAAGGACCGATCCCGTGCCTGGTGGGACCAGTGCAGCCACCCGGACTACCCGGAGGCGGAGTTCCGGCAGGCGTTCCGGATGGGGCGCGCGACGTTCGACATGATCTGCGAGGAGCTGGGCTCGGCGGTGGCGAAGGAGGACACGATGCTCCGGGCGGCGATCCCGGTCCGGCAGCGGGTTGCGGTGTGCATCTGGCGGCTGGCCACCGGCGAGCCGTTGCGCCTGGTGTCGAAACGCTTCGGCCTCGGCATCTCCACCTGCCACAAGCTCGTGCTCGAGGTGTGCTCTGCCATCAAGACCGTTCTGATGCCCCGCTTCCTCCAGTGGCCCGACGAcgcggccgccgccgccatcaaggcccgctTCGAGGCCCTCTCCGGGATCCCCAACGTGGTGGGTTCCATGTACACCACCCACATCCCCATCATCGCCCCGAAGATCAGCGTCGCCGCCTACTTCAACCGCCGCCACACCGAGCGCAACCAGAAGACCTCCTACTCCATCACCGTCCAGGGCGTCGTCAACCCCGACGGCGTCTTCACCGACGTCTGCATAGGCTGGCCCGGCTCCATGCCCGACGACCAGGTGCTCGAGCAGTCGGCGCTCTACAAGCGCGCCTCCGCCGGCCTGCTCCAGAACTCCTGGGTCGTCGGCGGCACCGGCTACCCGCTCATGGACTGGGTCCTAGTCCCCTACACCCACCAGAACCTCACCTGGACGCAGCACGCCTTCAACGAGAAGATCGGCGAGGTGCAGCGGGTTGCCAGGGACGCGTTTGCGAGGCTCAAGGGCCGGTGGAGCTGCTTGCAGCGCCGCACCGAGGTCAAATTGCAGGACTTGCCGGTCGTCCTCGGGGCGTGCTGCGTTCTCCACAACATTTGTGAAATTAGGAACGAGGAGATGGATCCGGCGCTGACGTTTGAGCTCGTCGACGATGAAATGGTGCCGGAGCACAGCCTCCGGTCGGCGAGTTCCATGCAAGCTAGAGACAACCTTGCCCACAATTTGCTGCATCATGGCCTCGCCGGAACCGCATTCTTCTGA
- the LOC120108743 gene encoding peptidyl-prolyl cis-trans isomerase CYP57-like: MSSVYVLEPPTKGKVVVNTTLGPLDIELWPKEAPKAVRNFVQLCLEGYYDRTIFHRVIKSFIVQGGDPTGTGSGGESIYGSTFADEFHSRLRFNHRGLVACANAGSPHSNGSQFFVTLDRCDWLDRKNTIFGKVTGDSIYNLLRLGDVETDKDDRPLYPPPKILSVEVLWNPFDDIVPRKVPEKPQSWSKVDVEGQEKKKAVKQLNVLSFGEEVEEDEKEAADIKDRIKSIHDVLDDPRFLKEERQKEPLTSAEQEKKKDIHLSVREVLSSKKGDSTKDPEINYPDTYDHSDDDEAKFDERMRLQILRKRRELGDISTHEKSSTDKSTQKDREVSLSRSNADVTEGQITKVEKLSIKKKGIGSEARAERIARADVELQLLGHADQEREMRKQKKRRLHGREEDTLAKLERFKKGINAKLSGPGSSDSKGNDKEDESGWMTAKLKFIPESSEKDNMARKDDPNEYVVVDPLLEKGKEKFNRMQAKLKRREREWAGKSIT, encoded by the exons ATGTCGTCGGTGTACGTGTTGGAGCCGCCGACGAAGGGAAAGGTGGTGGTGAACACGACGTTGGGGCCCCTCGACATCGAGCTGTGGCCGAAGGAAGCCCCCAAGGCCGTCCGCAACTTCGTCCAGCTGTGCCTCGAGGGATACTACGACCGCACTATCTTCCATCGCGTCATCAAATCCTTCATCGTCCAGGGCGGCGATCCCACCGGCACCGGCTCCG GTGGTGAAAGCATATATGGAAGTACGTTTGCTGATGAATTCCACTCTCGTTTGAGATTTAACCATAGGGGCTTAGTTGCATGCGCAAATGCCGGCTCACCACATTCAAATGGAAGCCAGTTCTTTGTAACATTAGATCGATGTGATTGGCTTGATCGAAAGAATACAATTTTTGGAAAG GTCACTGGGGATTCAATATATAACCTTCTTCGGTTGGGCGATGTTGAGACTGATAAGGATGATCGACCTTTATACCCACCTCCAAAGATCCTTTCTGTTGAG GTACTTTGGAATCCATTTGATGATATAGTCCCAAGGAAGGTGCCTGAGAAGCCTCAGTCTTGGAGCAAGGTTGATGTTGAGGgacaagagaagaagaaagctgtTAA GCAGCTAAATGTGCTATCTTTTGGAGAAGAAGTAGAAGAGGATGAAAAAGAGGCAGCAGATATAAAGGATAGGATTAAGAGTATTCATGATGTATTAGATGATCCTCGTTTTCTCAAAGAAGAACGGCAAAAAGAACCATTG ACTTCAGcagaacaagaaaagaaaaaggatattCATTTATCTGTCAGAGAAGTTTTAAGCTCCAAGAAAGGTGATTCTACGAAAGATCCAGAAATTAATTATCCTGACACTTATGATCATAGCGATGATGATGAGGCAAAGTTTGATGAACGGATGCGTTTGCAAATTCTGAGAAAGCGCAGGGAGCTGGGAGATATCAGCACTCATGAAAAGTCATCCACTG ATAAATCTACTCAGAAGGATCGTGAAGTATCACTTTCAAG GAGCAATGCCGATGTTACTGAGGGCCAAATTACAAAGGTTGAAAAACTATCTATAAAGAAAAAGGGCATTGGCTCAGAAGCTAGGGCTGAACGTATAGCCAGAGCAGATGTTGAATTACAGCTACTTGGTCATGCTGACCAAGAAAGAGAGATGCGGAAACAGAAGAAGCGTAGGCTTCATGGTCGTGAAGAAGAT ACACTAGCGAAGCTGGAGAGGTTCAAAAAGGGTATCAATGCCAAGCTCTCTGGACCTGGCAGTAGTGATTCTAAGGGCAATGACAAGGAAGATGAGTCAGGATGGATGACAGCCAAGTTGAAGTTCATACCTGAGTCTTCTGAAAAG GATAATATGGCAAGGAAAGATGATCCAAATGAATACGTAGTGGTTGATCCTCTTCTAGAGAAAGGTAAAGAAAAATTTAACAGGATGCAAGCGAAGCTTAAGCGACGAGAACGGGAGTGGGCTGGCAAATCTATCACCTAG
- the LOC120108740 gene encoding conserved oligomeric Golgi complex subunit 8-like isoform X1, protein MGVFSESELRLQFLRCREAWLSGILDDLDRRNVYEYLKGMVNCHRMNLFDVVNQYRAIFNNDKSGSEENYDGGLLFSWAMHQIKNHLCTLEVMLPKITDGGSLSNILDQCMYCAMGLGLVGLDFRGLLPLLFEDAVVNLFSKNMNIAVENFQIVLDSHRWVPLPSVGFATNGVINESHDDVTPPSVLMEHPPIAVFVNGISAAMNELRPCAPLSLKHVLAQEVVKGLQAVSDSLVRYNAIRVLRGNESTLFRSLCQAFIEVAYPYCATCFGRCYPNGATLIIECRSMFDGVSQLLTTSPVKALKNSVDNAEVKQTTENGGALVVENGSPADGQDSTVANTDQNDTGPVQAETQSSV, encoded by the exons ATGGGAGTATTCAGTGAATCTGAATTGCGTTTACAG TTCTTAAGATGCAGAGAGGCGTGGCTTTCAGGCATTCTTGACGACTTGGACCGGAGGAATGTTTATGAATATTTGAAAGGAATGGTAAATTGCCACAGGATGAATCTGTTTGATGTTGTTAATCAATACAGAGCAATATTCAACAATGATAAATCTGGGAGCGAGGAGAATTATGATGGTGGACTTCTTTTTAGTTGggctatgcatcaaattaaaaatCACCTTTGCACTCTGGAGGTTATGCTTCCCAAGATCACTGATGGTGGATCACTGTCAAATATACTTGATCAGTGCATG TATTGTGCGATGGGTCTTGGCTTGGTTGGATTGGATTTTCGAGGCTTGCTTCCACTACTTTTTGAAGA TGCAGTTGTTAACTTATTCTCAAAGAATATGAACATAGCAGTTGAAAATTTTCAG ATTGTCCTAGATTCACATCGCTGGGTTCCCTTGCCATCTGTTGGCTTTGCAACCAATGGAGTGATTAATGAAAGCCATGATGATGTGACTCCACCTTCTGTTCTAATGGAGCATCCTCCTATTGCTGTGTTTGTTAATG GTATTTCAGCAGCTATGAATGAATTACGGCCTTGTGCCCCGTTGAGTCTAAAGCATGTTCTGGCTCAGGAGGTTGTCAAGGGACTACAGGCTGTTTCTGACTCTCTAGTTAGATATAATGCTATTCGGGTGCTCCGTGGGAATGAATCTACTCTTTTCCGTTCACTCTGTCAAGCATTCATCGAG GTTGCCTATCCTTATTGTGCAACTTGCTTCGGTCGCTGCTATCCTAATGGAGCAACCTTGATCATAGAATGTAGGAGTATGTTTGATGGCGTCAGCCAACTGTTGACGACCTCCCCTGTTAAAGCACTTAAAAACTCTGTAGATAATGCAGAAGTGAAGCAAACAACTGAAAATGGTGGTGCTTTGGTGGTTGAAAATGGAAGTCCAGCCGATGGGCAAGACTCTACTGTTGCTAATACAGATCAAAATGACACAGGGCCAGTGCAGGCAGAAACGCAAAGCAGTGTATAG
- the LOC120108742 gene encoding uncharacterized protein LOC120108742 codes for MRMGSLCEVCLDAEETIGHVLLRCPIAVQCWRLASTLLPPMWQSVEDMLRYPREATRRPRDAETGSIVAYLAYHIWLARNDRLFEGGRLSPRAVMERALRQAAETAMLAMSAPPGRTRDIWGTCTAGSASRFSFFSWVTPPPGYLKVNFDGGMAEDGASGGVGFVIRDHRGTFIAAGGRSILAVRWWEQSCRLLGRAFCLRDVFWGPTDLFSRVIALQ; via the coding sequence ATGAGGATGGGATCACTATGCGAGGTATGCTTGGATGCTGAGGAGACCATTGGCCACGTACTCCTCCGATGCCCTATAGCTGTGCAGTGCTGGAGATTGGCCTCGACGCTGCTCCCTCCTATGTGGCAGTCGGTGGAGGATATGCTCCGGTATCCGCGAGAGGCTACTCGGAGGCCGAGGGATGCTGAGACAGGATCCATTGTGGCTTACCTAGCCTATCACATATGGCTGGCTAGGAATGACCGTCTCTTCGAGGGCGGGCGGTTGTCCCCACGGGCTGTGATGGAGAGAGCACTGCGGCAGGCAGCGGAGACAGCTATGTTGGCCATGTCGGCTCCACCTGGGAGGACTAGGGATATCTGGGGTACTTGCACTGCTGGTTCAGCGTCCAGGTTTAGTTTCTTCTCTTGGGTAACCCCACCCCCTGGCTATCTTAAGGTGAACTTCGACGGTGGTATGGCGGAGGATGGCGCATCTGGGGGCGTGGGTTTCGTGATCAGGGACCACCGGGGTACATTTATCGCTGCTGGAGGACGGAGTATTTTGGCTGTTCGGTGGTGGGAGCAGAGTTGCAGGCTGCTTGGGAGGGCGTTTTGTTTGCGAGACGTGTTCTGGGGGCCGACAGACTTGTTCTCGAGGGTGATTGCTCTACAGTGA
- the LOC120108740 gene encoding conserved oligomeric Golgi complex subunit 8-like isoform X2 codes for MVNCHRMNLFDVVNQYRAIFNNDKSGSEENYDGGLLFSWAMHQIKNHLCTLEVMLPKITDGGSLSNILDQCMYCAMGLGLVGLDFRGLLPLLFEDAVVNLFSKNMNIAVENFQIVLDSHRWVPLPSVGFATNGVINESHDDVTPPSVLMEHPPIAVFVNGISAAMNELRPCAPLSLKHVLAQEVVKGLQAVSDSLVRYNAIRVLRGNESTLFRSLCQAFIEVAYPYCATCFGRCYPNGATLIIECRSMFDGVSQLLTTSPVKALKNSVDNAEVKQTTENGGALVVENGSPADGQDSTVANTDQNDTGPVQAETQSSV; via the exons ATGGTAAATTGCCACAGGATGAATCTGTTTGATGTTGTTAATCAATACAGAGCAATATTCAACAATGATAAATCTGGGAGCGAGGAGAATTATGATGGTGGACTTCTTTTTAGTTGggctatgcatcaaattaaaaatCACCTTTGCACTCTGGAGGTTATGCTTCCCAAGATCACTGATGGTGGATCACTGTCAAATATACTTGATCAGTGCATG TATTGTGCGATGGGTCTTGGCTTGGTTGGATTGGATTTTCGAGGCTTGCTTCCACTACTTTTTGAAGA TGCAGTTGTTAACTTATTCTCAAAGAATATGAACATAGCAGTTGAAAATTTTCAG ATTGTCCTAGATTCACATCGCTGGGTTCCCTTGCCATCTGTTGGCTTTGCAACCAATGGAGTGATTAATGAAAGCCATGATGATGTGACTCCACCTTCTGTTCTAATGGAGCATCCTCCTATTGCTGTGTTTGTTAATG GTATTTCAGCAGCTATGAATGAATTACGGCCTTGTGCCCCGTTGAGTCTAAAGCATGTTCTGGCTCAGGAGGTTGTCAAGGGACTACAGGCTGTTTCTGACTCTCTAGTTAGATATAATGCTATTCGGGTGCTCCGTGGGAATGAATCTACTCTTTTCCGTTCACTCTGTCAAGCATTCATCGAG GTTGCCTATCCTTATTGTGCAACTTGCTTCGGTCGCTGCTATCCTAATGGAGCAACCTTGATCATAGAATGTAGGAGTATGTTTGATGGCGTCAGCCAACTGTTGACGACCTCCCCTGTTAAAGCACTTAAAAACTCTGTAGATAATGCAGAAGTGAAGCAAACAACTGAAAATGGTGGTGCTTTGGTGGTTGAAAATGGAAGTCCAGCCGATGGGCAAGACTCTACTGTTGCTAATACAGATCAAAATGACACAGGGCCAGTGCAGGCAGAAACGCAAAGCAGTGTATAG